GAAACGGGACGCCTACTCCCGCAGGCTGGCGAAGTCCGCATAGGCCAGCTGCGCGTAGCCGGCGTAGGTGTTGATGACCGCCGCTTCAACCGCGGCAACGTCCACTCCCGGCACGAGGTCGTCGACGGCCCCTGCTGTTGCCGGGTCCCACTCCAGCCCGAGGGCGGCGTAACTGGCTTCGAGCACGCTACGGATCGGGGCGGAATTCTCCACCACAATCACGGAGCTGAAGAGCCAGCCGCCTGACACCACCCGCTGTGCCGTGCCGATCAGCTTGACCTTGTGCTGCGGATCCGCCGGGTCCTGGCCATGCACGCTGAACTCCCCCGGGCAGTACTCGCCCGGTATCTCTCCGACAGCGGCGTGCACGCCTGCGCTGCGGAGGGCGCCGGCCAGCATTTCGCCGAAAAAGGCGAAGCGTCCCTTGGCCCCGGCGATGGCATCCGCATGCGGTTCCACGTGGTCCA
This genomic window from Arthrobacter sp. 24S4-2 contains:
- a CDS encoding lipoate--protein ligase family protein; this encodes MTIRELSKMQHAAGGPATLTVVRQGESLGAKGDLDFGIELLGLARTGMIGPTLRLYRPAPTVAFGQRDANLPGFEAATRACRDLGFEPLVRKAGGRAAAYHEGTLIVDHVEPHADAIAGAKGRFAFFGEMLAGALRSAGVHAAVGEIPGEYCPGEFSVHGQDPADPQHKVKLIGTAQRVVSGGWLFSSVIVVENSAPIRSVLEASYAALGLEWDPATAGAVDDLVPGVDVAAVEAAVINTYAGYAQLAYADFASLRE